Proteins encoded in a region of the Deinococcus hopiensis KR-140 genome:
- a CDS encoding MarR family winged helix-turn-helix transcriptional regulator, with product MGASLRDEIKQHRPFRSLEEEAGLNLLRTTRLLLDRSEAFYREHGLTPTQYNVLRILRGAGDGGLGRNEIRERLLDRMPDVTRLLDKMEDMGLVKRLRSTTDRRCVPTTLTDKGRDLVNALDDPVAAMQREQFGHLTPGQLHSLIETLTLIRARLPQE from the coding sequence ATGGGCGCTTCGCTTCGCGACGAGATCAAGCAACACCGCCCCTTCCGCAGCCTGGAAGAGGAAGCGGGGCTCAACCTCCTGCGCACCACCCGGCTCCTTCTCGACCGTTCTGAGGCCTTCTACCGTGAGCACGGCCTCACGCCCACGCAGTACAACGTCTTGCGCATCCTGCGCGGCGCGGGCGACGGCGGCCTGGGGCGCAATGAGATCCGCGAACGTCTCTTGGACCGTATGCCCGACGTTACCCGCCTGCTCGACAAGATGGAGGACATGGGACTCGTGAAGCGTCTGCGCAGCACCACCGACCGCCGCTGTGTTCCCACCACACTGACGGACAAGGGCCGTGACCTCGTGAACGCCCTGGACGACCCTGTCGCCGCCATGCAGCGCGAGCAGTTCGGGCACCTCACGCCTGGACAGCTGCACTCCCTGATCGAGACCCTCACGCTGATCCGCGCGCGCCTCCCTCAAGAGTAG
- a CDS encoding AMP-binding protein — protein MIITGDALEQGQIAFQELLAADTGNEPEAEAVATGGNGPVVLPFTSGTTETPKGVPAPLRTPASFQAYLGFGLDVSSEDVFRNAADPGWAYGPYGAVLGPLAAGVPSLLLRAGFSPALTWQVMERFGVTHFAAAPTVYRAVWAEPTPLTAAIRLRRASSAVELPAPDVMAWAKRNPGVTVRDHDGQTAHGMVIVNGWADAGWESVQASWAGRCLAGLPPSWTRRGPLSFRQARSAGWPLKSWAVGCCGLPDTRGTR, from the coding sequence GTGATCATCACTGGGGATGCCCTGGAGCAGGGGCAGATCGCCTTCCAGGAACTGCTCGCTGCCGATACCGGGAACGAACCGGAGGCCGAGGCGGTCGCTACCGGGGGAAATGGCCCGGTGGTGCTGCCGTTCACCTCAGGCACAACGGAGACGCCGAAAGGTGTCCCGGCGCCGCTCCGCACGCCGGCTTCCTTCCAGGCGTACCTGGGGTTTGGCCTGGACGTTTCCTCGGAGGACGTCTTCCGGAACGCGGCAGATCCCGGGTGGGCGTACGGACCGTACGGCGCGGTCCTCGGACCTCTCGCTGCCGGCGTACCCAGTCTGTTGCTGCGCGCGGGCTTCTCCCCCGCGCTGACCTGGCAAGTGATGGAGCGCTTCGGCGTCACCCATTTTGCCGCTGCTCCCACGGTGTACCGGGCGGTGTGGGCGGAGCCCACACCGCTGACCGCGGCCATCCGGTTGCGGCGGGCCTCCTCAGCGGTGGAACTGCCGGCGCCCGACGTCATGGCCTGGGCCAAGCGGAACCCCGGCGTAACGGTGCGCGATCACGACGGCCAGACGGCACACGGCATGGTCATCGTCAACGGCTGGGCCGATGCTGGCTGGGAGTCCGTCCAGGCTTCATGGGCCGGCCGCTGCCTGGCTGGTCTGCCGCCATCCTGGACGAGGCGTGGGCCACTGTCCTTTCGCCAGGCCAGGTCGGCCGGGTGGCCATTGAAGTCGTGGGCAGTCGGCTGCTGTGGTTTACCAGATACGCGGGGGACCCGGTGA
- a CDS encoding quinone oxidoreductase family protein yields MKAIRIHQPGDASALVLDEIPTLEPGPGEARVKVAFAGLNFIDVYQRSGLYPLPLPAVMGNEGAGVVDAVGEGVTEVQPGQRVAFAMHRGSYAEAVVVPAWKLVPLPETISEAQGAAIMLQGMTAHYLASSTYPLKAGDTCLVHAAAGGVGLLLTQIAKKRGAWVLGTAGSAQKAALARSMGADEVILYREADFEAEVKRLTGGAGVNVIYDAVGRDTFLKGLNVLKPRGYMVLYGASSGPVEPVDPQLLNQKGGLFLTRPSLAHYAANREELLWRSQELFTWVEDGSLQLRVDQTFPLGEAAAAHRYIEGRNTQGKVLLQIR; encoded by the coding sequence ATGAAAGCCATCCGCATCCACCAGCCTGGAGACGCCTCTGCCCTGGTTCTCGACGAGATTCCCACGTTGGAGCCGGGTCCTGGAGAAGCCCGCGTGAAGGTTGCGTTCGCAGGCCTGAATTTTATCGACGTGTACCAGCGCTCCGGCCTGTACCCACTGCCTTTGCCCGCCGTGATGGGCAACGAGGGCGCTGGCGTCGTGGACGCTGTGGGCGAAGGCGTGACGGAGGTTCAACCTGGCCAGCGGGTAGCGTTCGCGATGCACCGCGGCAGCTACGCCGAGGCTGTGGTCGTGCCTGCCTGGAAGCTGGTGCCGCTCCCTGAGACCATCAGTGAGGCGCAGGGAGCGGCCATTATGCTCCAGGGCATGACGGCGCACTACCTCGCGTCGAGTACATACCCCCTGAAGGCTGGTGACACCTGCCTGGTGCACGCCGCAGCAGGCGGGGTGGGCCTTTTGCTCACACAGATTGCCAAGAAGCGGGGCGCCTGGGTCCTGGGCACGGCCGGCAGTGCCCAGAAAGCAGCCCTGGCGCGGTCGATGGGCGCTGACGAGGTCATCTTGTACCGCGAGGCGGACTTCGAAGCGGAGGTGAAGCGATTGACGGGCGGTGCGGGCGTCAACGTGATTTACGATGCCGTCGGGCGCGACACGTTCCTGAAGGGGCTCAACGTCTTGAAGCCGCGTGGCTACATGGTGCTGTACGGCGCGTCCAGCGGACCGGTCGAGCCGGTGGATCCGCAACTGCTCAACCAGAAAGGCGGCTTGTTTCTGACCCGCCCCAGCCTCGCGCATTACGCGGCCAACCGAGAGGAACTGCTCTGGCGTAGCCAGGAGCTGTTCACGTGGGTGGAGGATGGGTCGCTCCAACTGCGCGTGGATCAGACGTTTCCGCTTGGCGAGGCCGCGGCAGCGCACCGCTACATCGAAGGGCGAAACACCCAGGGCAAGGTCTTGTTGCAGATCCGCTGA
- a CDS encoding benzoate/H(+) symporter BenE family transporter codes for MKPLPLTAVMAGLIAVTVSAASNLPLFVQMFGALQLTPEQSVSSLASMYVALAISGAILCLTFRAPVILGWNTAGLAVLIAEGPRFTPGEAVGALLLAALALTLIGLTGLFDWIARRLPPPLAAALLAGVLLPFVLRGISAIPMAPALLIPMLVAYLLGRAFAPRWAVPLALLAGLSAAILTGAMHPGSAPRPVHFTFTAPTFSMRAFVAVTVPSVLLAVASQHLPGLAILSASGYRHVPPRPLVALTGLAGLLAAPFGSVTLNLGAITAAICTGPEAHPEPEKRYIAGLTCAAGYLTLSLNAGVVLGWVSVLPGPLLLGLAGLALLGPLLMGREGTMVAERRWREAALLTLVVTASGLTWLGVSAPVWGLILGWSLATARGWRERRTEIEPPGTTP; via the coding sequence TTGAAACCCTTGCCTCTCACGGCCGTCATGGCCGGACTGATCGCCGTGACGGTCAGCGCGGCGAGTAATCTCCCGCTCTTCGTGCAGATGTTCGGTGCCCTCCAGCTCACGCCCGAGCAGTCCGTAAGCAGCCTCGCGAGCATGTACGTTGCTCTCGCCATCTCTGGGGCCATCCTGTGCCTGACGTTCCGCGCACCCGTTATCCTGGGCTGGAACACCGCCGGACTCGCCGTGCTGATCGCCGAGGGCCCCCGCTTTACGCCGGGAGAAGCCGTTGGAGCGCTTCTCCTGGCAGCACTGGCCTTGACCCTGATCGGCCTCACCGGTCTGTTCGACTGGATTGCCCGCCGCCTGCCTCCGCCGCTGGCAGCCGCCCTACTCGCTGGTGTTCTGCTCCCATTTGTTCTGCGGGGCATCAGCGCAATTCCCATGGCGCCTGCCCTCCTGATTCCTATGCTGGTTGCCTACCTCCTGGGCCGGGCGTTTGCTCCTCGCTGGGCGGTGCCGCTGGCGCTGCTTGCCGGCCTGAGCGCGGCAATCCTCACTGGCGCCATGCATCCGGGCAGTGCCCCACGCCCTGTGCATTTCACGTTCACCGCTCCCACCTTCAGCATGCGGGCGTTTGTTGCTGTTACCGTGCCCAGCGTGCTGCTTGCCGTCGCCTCACAGCACCTGCCAGGTCTGGCCATTCTGAGTGCGAGTGGGTACCGCCATGTACCACCGCGGCCCCTGGTGGCCCTCACTGGACTGGCTGGCCTTCTTGCCGCGCCGTTTGGAAGCGTCACGCTGAACCTCGGAGCCATAACGGCTGCGATTTGCACTGGGCCTGAGGCGCATCCAGAGCCTGAGAAACGCTACATCGCTGGACTCACCTGCGCTGCTGGGTACCTGACCCTGAGCTTGAACGCAGGCGTGGTGCTCGGATGGGTGAGTGTGCTCCCGGGCCCGTTGCTCCTGGGCCTGGCCGGGCTCGCCCTACTCGGACCTCTCCTCATGGGCCGTGAGGGCACCATGGTTGCCGAGCGCCGCTGGCGGGAAGCGGCGTTGCTGACGCTGGTGGTGACAGCCTCGGGGCTGACTTGGCTGGGCGTGAGCGCCCCCGTGTGGGGCTTAATTCTGGGATGGAGTCTGGCAACTGCGCGAGGATGGCGTGAGCGCCGGACGGAGATTGAGCCGCCGGGTACAACACCCTGA
- a CDS encoding AMP-binding enzyme, with translation MKTAERYTEGGGWHVTGDAGSVDKDGAFSFSSHDDDAVIMAGSRIGPFEVKRVPATRPRVMEAAVIGAPDALRGEVLEACAVLRANDPGNGALAADLRQLVKRPFAAHAYPGAVHFIEELPKTPSGKVPRYAALPQRRAEVAPPPPGAP, from the coding sequence GTGAAGACTGCCGAGCGCTACACCGAAGGTGGCGGGTGGCACGTGACGGGCGACGCCGGGAGCGTCGATAAGGACGGTGCGTTCTCCTTTTCCTCCCACGACGATGACGCGGTGATTATGGCCGGTTCCCGGATCGGGCCGTTTGAGGTAAAGCGTGTGCCGGCGACGCGCCCACGTGTTATGGAAGCCGCGGTGATTGGCGCGCCTGACGCCCTGCGGGGCGAGGTGCTGGAGGCGTGTGCCGTCCTGAGGGCGAACGACCCTGGGAACGGGGCACTCGCGGCGGATTTGCGGCAGTTGGTCAAGCGGCCGTTCGCGGCGCATGCGTACCCAGGTGCGGTGCACTTCATTGAGGAGCTCCCGAAGACCCCCAGCGGCAAGGTGCCGCGGTACGCGGCGCTGCCGCAGCGCCGCGCTGAAGTCGCGCCCCCGCCGCCGGGTGCTCCTTGA